The following coding sequences are from one Negativicutes bacterium window:
- the asnS gene encoding asparagine--tRNA ligase: MTVTKIKQLYRMAQPPYGQTITVAGWVRTTRSSNSIGFIELNDGSFFKNLQIVFEPQQVANFAEVAKMPIATALKISGSLLQTPAAKQPFELHAQEIIELASSSADYPLQKKRHSLEYLREIAWFRPRSNLFSAVLRVRSVAAFAIHRFFQEQGFVYANTPLITDSDGEGAGEMFRVTTLDLMNLPHQADGSIDYSRDFFGKETHLNVTGQLQAEAMAMAFRDIYTFGPTFRAENSNTTRHAAEFWMMEPEMAFADLEDNMANIESMIKYVINYVLQECPEEMEFFNQFVDNNLLTRLNNVVSNEFKHLSYTAAVELLLQSGQSFDFPVSWGMDLQTEHERYLTEQIFQKPVFVYDYPKEIKAFYMRQNDDGKTVAAVDLLVPGIGEIVGGSQREERYDVLIQRMKELNMDLTPYSWYLELRRYGGVYHSGYGLGFERLVMYLTGVSNIRDVCLSPRTVGSISF, encoded by the coding sequence ATGACTGTCACCAAAATCAAACAACTCTACCGCATGGCACAGCCGCCTTACGGCCAGACCATCACCGTCGCCGGCTGGGTTCGCACCACCCGCTCCTCCAACAGTATCGGTTTCATCGAACTGAACGACGGCAGCTTTTTTAAAAACCTGCAAATCGTATTTGAACCGCAGCAAGTCGCTAATTTTGCGGAAGTCGCGAAAATGCCCATCGCAACAGCCCTCAAGATCAGCGGCAGCTTACTTCAAACTCCGGCTGCCAAGCAGCCCTTTGAACTGCACGCGCAGGAAATCATTGAGCTGGCGTCTTCCTCTGCCGATTACCCGCTGCAGAAAAAACGTCATTCCCTGGAATATCTGCGTGAAATTGCCTGGTTCCGTCCGCGTTCCAATCTCTTCTCCGCTGTCCTGCGCGTCCGTTCCGTGGCGGCTTTTGCCATCCATCGTTTCTTCCAGGAGCAGGGTTTCGTTTACGCCAACACTCCTTTGATCACCGACTCCGATGGCGAAGGCGCCGGCGAAATGTTCCGTGTCACCACACTGGATCTGATGAACCTGCCTCATCAGGCAGACGGCAGCATAGATTACAGCCGGGATTTTTTCGGCAAAGAAACCCATCTCAACGTCACCGGTCAGCTGCAGGCCGAAGCGATGGCGATGGCTTTTCGGGACATTTACACCTTCGGACCAACCTTCCGGGCTGAGAATTCCAACACCACCCGTCATGCAGCGGAATTTTGGATGATGGAACCGGAAATGGCATTTGCCGATTTAGAGGACAACATGGCCAACATCGAAAGTATGATCAAATATGTCATCAACTATGTCCTGCAGGAATGCCCGGAAGAAATGGAATTCTTCAACCAATTTGTCGATAACAATTTACTGACTCGCCTGAACAATGTGGTCTCCAATGAATTCAAACACCTTTCCTACACCGCAGCGGTCGAGCTGCTCCTGCAGAGCGGACAGTCGTTCGATTTCCCCGTCTCCTGGGGAATGGACTTACAGACAGAACATGAGCGTTACCTGACTGAGCAAATTTTTCAAAAGCCTGTCTTTGTCTACGACTATCCGAAAGAAATCAAGGCTTTTTACATGCGCCAAAATGACGACGGCAAGACCGTGGCGGCAGTCGATTTGCTGGTACCCGGCATCGGTGAAATTGTGGGAGGCAGCCAACGGGAAGAACGTTATGATGTGCTGATCCAGCGGATGAAGGAATTGAATATGGACCTGACACCTTACAGTTGGTATTTGGAATTACGCAGATACGGCGGGGTATATCACAGCGGCTATGGTCTCGGTTTTGAACGATTGGTGATGTATCTGACGGGAGTCAGCAACATTCGCGATGTCTGCCTCAGTCCGCGCACAGTCGGCAGTATTTCATTCTAA
- a CDS encoding thioredoxin family protein — protein MKKITLFYLPHCPYCQEALRMLNELIEQHPEYAAIEIEKIDESQQMELAAKYDYYFVPTFYLGSQKMLEAAPFKGVGSKEAVEAVLKAALAEA, from the coding sequence ATGAAAAAAATCACCCTGTTCTATTTACCGCATTGTCCCTATTGCCAAGAAGCCCTGCGGATGCTGAATGAACTAATCGAACAGCATCCGGAATATGCTGCCATCGAAATCGAAAAAATCGATGAAAGTCAGCAAATGGAACTGGCAGCCAAGTACGATTATTATTTTGTTCCAACTTTTTATCTCGGCAGTCAAAAAATGCTGGAGGCGGCTCCGTTCAAAGGCGTCGGCAGCAAAGAAGCCGTTGAAGCAGTCCTGAAGGCTGCGCTGGCAGAGGCGTAA
- a CDS encoding diguanylate cyclase — translation MRLIRNDGFLTNRHHFTPSHPEYRSVILLNVVLLAMIPISVFCAFSNLFFFQNATLAAVNLLVILFACGLLCYFHKTNQFIKASHLTVLLLLFSLSLYIVFNGTANYALYWICCFPPYLYFQLGLKVGRRLTLIYGSGLLIYLLSRHELWQPAGMNWSAIGNLFFATLMLILIIDYFEQSRNEVSAFVREKNRELNLTNEALQNSQEQLRLILDSTAEAIYGIDLQENCTFCNQSCLALLGYQREEDLLGKNMHSQILHNLQDGKVCPPEECRIIASLQEASTLHVKEEVFWRADASSFDAEYHSYPQYKDGKVTGAVITFMDITERKKDEDRIRFLSYHDSLTGLLNKSRFYEQVAAMDTEQNLPISLLFGDINGLKLINDIFGHSLGDQLIQKSAEILQKTCGDSAIIARAGGDEFILLLAKTDAAAAEKITDKITAELFKEKVSGIPCSMSMGFDTKTDCSQDIERTILNAESNMYQNKTSNRKQIDSGILNTVISTLHNKHPRERQHSLNTGRLCSQIGAALQLPETRIKKLGQAGYLHDIGKIVLKDEMLRTDTMTKEKRAERQKHPIMGYRILNLFDETLDLAESVYSHHENWDGSGYPKGLHGLEIPEMSRIIAVAEAYDAMTNIYCSNPLSNEEALLKMSEMAGKVIDPNITAVFIALMSKKPETA, via the coding sequence ATGCGTCTCATTCGAAATGATGGATTCTTAACCAACCGTCATCACTTTACCCCCAGTCACCCGGAATACCGCAGCGTGATTCTGCTCAATGTGGTCCTGCTGGCCATGATTCCCATATCTGTCTTTTGTGCCTTCAGCAATCTGTTTTTTTTTCAAAACGCCACCCTGGCAGCTGTCAACCTGCTGGTCATCCTCTTCGCCTGCGGTCTGCTCTGTTATTTTCATAAGACCAATCAATTTATCAAAGCCAGTCATCTTACCGTTTTGCTTCTCCTGTTTTCTTTGAGTCTATATATTGTTTTCAATGGGACCGCCAACTATGCCCTTTATTGGATTTGCTGTTTCCCTCCCTATCTCTACTTCCAGCTGGGGTTAAAGGTTGGCCGGCGTCTGACTCTGATCTATGGTTCGGGGCTCTTAATTTATCTTCTCAGCCGGCATGAACTATGGCAGCCTGCCGGCATGAACTGGAGCGCTATCGGCAATCTATTCTTCGCCACCTTGATGCTAATCCTGATCATCGATTATTTCGAACAAAGCAGGAATGAAGTATCCGCTTTTGTGAGAGAAAAAAACCGTGAATTGAACCTCACCAATGAAGCGCTGCAAAACAGCCAGGAGCAATTGCGGCTGATTCTGGATTCCACCGCCGAAGCGATTTATGGCATTGATCTGCAGGAAAATTGTACTTTCTGCAATCAAAGCTGCCTGGCTTTATTGGGCTATCAAAGAGAAGAAGACTTGCTGGGTAAAAATATGCACAGTCAAATTCTGCATAACCTGCAAGACGGCAAAGTATGTCCGCCGGAAGAATGCCGCATCATCGCATCCCTGCAGGAAGCCAGTACTTTGCATGTGAAGGAGGAAGTTTTCTGGCGGGCCGATGCCAGCAGTTTTGATGCGGAGTACCATTCCTATCCTCAATATAAGGACGGAAAAGTAACCGGTGCCGTGATCACTTTTATGGATATTACCGAACGCAAAAAAGATGAAGATCGGATCAGATTTCTTAGTTATCACGATTCTCTGACCGGTCTTTTGAATAAAAGCCGCTTTTATGAACAGGTTGCCGCAATGGACACCGAGCAGAATCTGCCGATCTCCCTGTTATTCGGCGACATCAACGGTTTAAAATTAATCAACGATATCTTCGGTCATAGCCTTGGTGATCAATTGATCCAAAAATCAGCGGAAATCCTGCAAAAAACCTGCGGGGACTCGGCAATCATTGCCCGGGCAGGCGGAGATGAATTTATTCTGCTCTTGGCGAAAACAGATGCCGCAGCAGCAGAAAAAATCACAGACAAAATTACGGCGGAACTTTTTAAAGAAAAAGTATCCGGCATTCCCTGCAGCATGTCTATGGGGTTCGACACCAAAACAGACTGCTCCCAGGATATTGAACGGACGATTCTCAATGCGGAAAGCAATATGTACCAGAATAAAACCAGCAACCGCAAACAAATCGACTCAGGCATACTCAACACGGTGATCTCAACCCTGCATAATAAACATCCCCGGGAACGTCAGCATTCCCTCAACACCGGCAGGCTTTGCAGCCAAATTGGGGCGGCTTTGCAACTGCCCGAAACCCGAATTAAGAAACTGGGACAAGCCGGCTATCTGCATGATATCGGCAAAATCGTTTTAAAGGATGAAATGCTGCGGACCGATACGATGACAAAAGAAAAACGGGCAGAGCGGCAAAAACACCCGATCATGGGTTACCGTATCCTCAATTTATTTGACGAAACCTTGGATTTAGCGGAGTCGGTTTACAGCCATCATGAAAACTGGGATGGTTCCGGTTATCCGAAGGGATTGCATGGTCTGGAAATCCCGGAAATGTCCCGTATCATAGCAGTCGCTGAGGCTTATGATGCCATGACGAATATTTATTGCAGCAACCCTTTATCCAATGAAGAAGCGCTGCTGAAGATGAGCGAAATGGCAGGCAAAGTCATTGATCCCAACATCACCGCCGTATTTATCGCACTGATGTCAAAAAAACCGGAAACGGCATAA
- a CDS encoding signal peptidase I encodes MNTTDHTKKTWDKTVTVIGILLCILLLPLLIINATLIVKSFVYPNEVPSFLGYKPFIVLSGSMEPEFYSGDLVLVKEVATDTLQVGDVISYREGNSVITHRIVEITESTDGRKFTTKGDNNNVNDRNPVLESMVEGQYLLHVSKLGNFAIFMQTPIGMVIFIACPLVLFILYDVLRRMLFNRKKNRQTQALEAELEKMRQQLAEKQGNKDDQPKE; translated from the coding sequence ATGAACACGACGGATCACACCAAAAAAACATGGGATAAAACCGTGACGGTGATCGGCATCCTGCTTTGTATCCTATTATTACCGCTTCTGATCATCAATGCAACGCTGATCGTGAAATCCTTTGTCTATCCCAACGAAGTACCAAGCTTTCTCGGTTATAAACCGTTCATTGTTTTGTCCGGCTCAATGGAACCGGAGTTTTACTCAGGAGATCTTGTCCTGGTGAAAGAAGTAGCGACTGATACCCTGCAGGTCGGCGATGTCATTTCCTATCGCGAGGGGAATTCAGTCATTACCCATAGAATCGTCGAGATCACCGAGAGCACCGACGGGCGTAAATTTACTACCAAAGGGGATAACAACAACGTCAATGACAGAAATCCGGTCCTGGAGAGCATGGTGGAAGGGCAATATTTGCTGCATGTCTCCAAACTGGGTAATTTCGCGATTTTTATGCAGACACCGATTGGTATGGTAATTTTTATCGCCTGTCCGCTGGTATTGTTTATTTTATATGATGTTCTGCGCCGCATGCTTTTCAACCGTAAGAAGAACCGGCAGACTCAGGCATTGGAAGCCGAGTTGGAAAAAATGCGTCAGCAACTGGCGGAAAAACAGGGTAACAAGGACGATCAGCCAAAAGAATAA